The DNA region CCGTCGACGACGACACCTTCGTCGTCGAGTGCGAACGAGTGATCTCCATCCAGAACGAGGGCTGGATGGCCAAGATGGCGCTCGACGAAGCCGACCCGGCCCCGGCGAACTGACGTCGCTCGCCATCCGATGTGCTCTGGAACACCCGCCTATAGGCTTTAGGTGTGTGCCTAAAGTATGTAGTATGGCCAGGTGGCTCACACTCCTCTCACCACGGCTTCGGTGATCGCCGAAGCGGCGGCGCTCGCCGACGAGGACGGCTTCGAAGCCGTTACCCTCTCAGCGGTGGCACGCCGCCTCGGTGTGCGGACGCCGAGTCTGTACTCGCACGTCCGGGACCGGGACGCGCTGCTGGACGGGGTCAGCGCGCTCGCGCTCGCCGACCTCGCCGCCAGGATCGTCGAGGGGATCGCGGGCCGGGCCGGTCGGGAGGCGCTCGAAGGCTTCGCCGCGGCGCACCGGGCTTACGCACTGGAGTCGCCCGGCCGATGGACGTCGCTGCAGCGGCGGGTCGGCGAGACCGCTGTGCGGTCGGACGCCGCCAGGGAAGTCGTCGCGTTGACCGCCGCGGTGCTCCGCGGCTACCCGGTCCCGGCGGACGAGCATGTGCACGCCGTACGAGTGCTGGGCAGCACGCTCAACGGCTTCCTCGCGCTGGAACGCGTCGGCGGTTTCGACCACAGCCACCCCGGCCCCGAAGTCTCCTGGCACAAGACCGTCGCCGCGCTCGACGCGCTGCTGCGGGCCTGGCCCGCCGAGTCCGGAAAGGACACCACCGCGCCATGATCACCACACCGCTGACCGCCCCGTTCTTTCGCGGTGTAGCCGAAGTAGAGAAAACCGCCCGTGGCGTGCGGCCGCATCGGCTGCCCGCGTGGGTGCGCGCCCAGTTCCCCGATCCGCAGTTGCTGATGACGGAGGCGCAGCCCTCCGGCGTGCGACTGGTCATGACCACAGCGGCGCGGACCGTCGAGCTGGTCACCCATCCGACGCGAGTCGCCTACCGCGGCACGAATCGGCCGCGGGGCAGCATCGATCTCGTCGCCGACGGCAGGCTTCTCGCGAGCGAGAGTCTTGCCGGTGGGGACCTCATCGAGGTCGACCTGCGCACCGGGCGAACCGAGGTCCGCACCGGGTCCGCGCACACGGTCGCCTTCCGCGGGTTGCCAGCGGGCGAGAAGCTGGTCGAGGTGTGGTTGCCGCACAACGAATCGGTCGAGCTGGCCGAGCTGCGCACGGACGAGCCGGTCCGGCCGGTCGAGGCGGGCGGGCGGGTCTGGCTGCACCATGGCAGCTCGATCAGCCACGGCTCGAACGCGGCCGCGCCGACCGGGATCTGGCCGGTGGTCGCCGCCCGCGGTGGCGGGGTCGAACTGCGCAACCTCGGGTTCGGCGGCAGTGCGCTCGTGGACCAGTTCACCGCCCGCGTGATCCGGGACTCCCCTGCCGACTTCCTGAGCGTGAAACTTGGGATCAACGTGGTGAACCTCGACGCGATGCGCCTGCGCGCGTTCGTCCCGGCCGTACACGGCTTCCTGGACACGATCCGCGACGGGCACCCGGACACGCCGCTGGTGCTGATCTCGCCGATATTCTGCGGAATCCACGAGGACACCCCGGGACCGGGCGCGTTCGACCCGAGCACGCTCGGCACCGACCAGGTCACCTTCACCGCGACCGGCGACAGCGCGGAGCAGCGGCGTGGGCGGCTCACCCTGCGGATCATCCGCGACGCGCTGGCGGATCTGGCTGAGCGCAGGGCAGGCGACGCACACCTGCACTACCTGGACGGAACCACGCTCTACGACGAGAAGGACGCCGCCGGGCTCCCCTTGCCCGACGCGCTGCACCCTGGCCCGGCCGCGCACCAGCTGATCGGCGAACGGTTCGCCGAGTACGCGTTCGCACCAGAAGGCCCATTCGCGGTTCGGTGACCCGGCCGACGCCGCCCGCCCGGTCACGCGCTACGCGCCCGGAGGCGGGTGACGACGAAGGCGACCAGTGCGACCGCGACAACGGCGATCACGAGCGAGTTCCTGATCGACAAGCGCGCCGACGAACTGATCGCCTGGCTTCCCGCCTGACCATCCGCCCCACACTCAAACCACCGAACTACGGCGGTCGCCCCCGGCGACCAGCAGGATGCGGGGAGTAGCCGGTGGTCACTCAAACGAGTGACCGCCCTGGCCGGGCCATACACGCCGACGCTCAAGCCCGACGGGACTTATAACGAATCAATCATCATCGCTTGGCCTCAGCGGTCGCGTGATCAATGCTCTGCTGACAGAGTGTGACGCGGGTCACCGACGGGAGGTGTGATGCTTGCGGTCCGCAACCTGGAGGTCGTGTACGACGACGTGATCCTGGTTCTGCGCGGGGTCAGCCTGGAGGTGCCGGAAGGCAAGATCGTCGCCCTGCTCGGCGCGAACGGCGCGGGCAAGACGACGCTGCTCAGGGCTGTCTCCGGCCTGCTCGGAGTGCATGAGGGCGAGGTGACCAAGGGGTCGATCACCCTCGACGACGAGCCGATCCACCGCAGCAACGCGGCCCGGATAGTGGGGCGGGGGATCAAGCAGGTCCAGGAGGGCAGGCGGATCTTCGCCGAGCTCACCGTCGAGGAGAACCTGCGGGTCGGCGCGCACACCAACATCAAGAATCTCAAGGAGAACCTCGCCAGGGTCTACGACCTGTTCCCGGTCCTGCGCGACCGGCGCAAACGGACCGCGGGCTACCTCTCCGGCGGTGAGCAGCAGATGCTCGCGATGGGTCGGGCACTGATGTCGGACCCCAGCTATCTGCTGCTCGACGAGCCGAGCCTGGGCTTGGCTCCCCTGCTGGTCCAGCAGATCCGGGACCTGATCGTGCGGATCAACGCGCAGGGCACCACGGTCCTGCTGGTCGAGCAGAACGCGACCATGGCGCTGTCCATCGCCGAGCACGGGTATGTGATGGAGAACGGCAAGATCGTGATGGACAAGCCCGCCAAGGAACTGCTCGCCGACGAGGACATTCGCGAGTTCTACCTGGGACTCGGCGCGGAGGGCGCGGTCAAGTCCTTCCGCGACGTCAAGCACTACAAGCGGCGGAAGCGGTGGCTCTCATGAGCGAGCTTGCGAGCGAATCCATGTCACAGTGCCTTCGCGAGTGGAGCCACCGACCTTGGGAGGCGGCCGCATGAGCGAGCCGATCCTGGCGTTCGACGACGTGCACCTGTCCTTCGCGGGCGTCAAGGCGGTCAACGGCGTCTCCTTCGAGGTCGGCGCGCGCGAGCTGTTCGCGATCATCGGGCCGAACGGCGCGGGCAAGACGTCGATCTTCAACATCCTCTCCGGGGTGTACCGGCCGCAGACGGGCCGGGTGGTGTTCGACGGCGTCGACCTGGTGGGCAAGCCGCCGCACCGGATCGCGGCGCTCGGCATGGCACGGACGTTCCAGAACATCGAGTTGTTCTCGAACCTGACCGTGCTGGACAACCTGATGCTCGGCAGGCACCACCACATCCGCTACGGCGCCCCCTCCGCGTTCGCGTGGTTCGGCCGCGCGCGCCGCGAGGAGATCGCGAACCGCGCCGTGGTCGAGAACATCGTCGACTTCCTCGAACTGGAGCAGTGGCGCGCGTTCCCGGTGGGTCTGCTGCCCTACGGCGTGCAGAAGCGCGTCGAACTGGGCCGGGCGCTGGCCATGGAGCCCAAGCTGCTGCTGCTCGACGAGCCGGTCGCGGGCATGAACCTTGAGGAGACCGAGGACATGGCGCGCTTCGTCCTCGACATCCGCGACGAGCTCGACATCCCGATGATCCTGGTCGAGCACGACATGGGCCTGGTGATGGATCTCGCCGACCGGGTGATGGCCATGGACTTCGGCACGCCGATCGTCACCGGCACCCCCGGTCGGGTCCAAGCCGATGAAGGGGTCATCCGGGCCTACCTGGGGCAGGAACACGCGACGGAGGTGACGTCATGACCCAGGTCGTCGAGCCGAGCACGAAGACCACGACCACCATCGTGACCAGGGTGCGGGATCGCGCGCGCACCATGCCCGACGGGGTCGCGATGCGGGAGAAGGACTTCGGCATCTGGCAGGAGGTGTCCTGGGCGGGCTACTGGGACACCGTCGAGCTGATCGGCCACGCGCTGCTCGCGC from Alloactinosynnema sp. L-07 includes:
- a CDS encoding TetR/AcrR family transcriptional regulator, whose product is MAHTPLTTASVIAEAAALADEDGFEAVTLSAVARRLGVRTPSLYSHVRDRDALLDGVSALALADLAARIVEGIAGRAGREALEGFAAAHRAYALESPGRWTSLQRRVGETAVRSDAAREVVALTAAVLRGYPVPADEHVHAVRVLGSTLNGFLALERVGGFDHSHPGPEVSWHKTVAALDALLRAWPAESGKDTTAP
- a CDS encoding GDSL-type esterase/lipase family protein, translated to MITTPLTAPFFRGVAEVEKTARGVRPHRLPAWVRAQFPDPQLLMTEAQPSGVRLVMTTAARTVELVTHPTRVAYRGTNRPRGSIDLVADGRLLASESLAGGDLIEVDLRTGRTEVRTGSAHTVAFRGLPAGEKLVEVWLPHNESVELAELRTDEPVRPVEAGGRVWLHHGSSISHGSNAAAPTGIWPVVAARGGGVELRNLGFGGSALVDQFTARVIRDSPADFLSVKLGINVVNLDAMRLRAFVPAVHGFLDTIRDGHPDTPLVLISPIFCGIHEDTPGPGAFDPSTLGTDQVTFTATGDSAEQRRGRLTLRIIRDALADLAERRAGDAHLHYLDGTTLYDEKDAAGLPLPDALHPGPAAHQLIGERFAEYAFAPEGPFAVR
- a CDS encoding ABC transporter ATP-binding protein — translated: MLAVRNLEVVYDDVILVLRGVSLEVPEGKIVALLGANGAGKTTLLRAVSGLLGVHEGEVTKGSITLDDEPIHRSNAARIVGRGIKQVQEGRRIFAELTVEENLRVGAHTNIKNLKENLARVYDLFPVLRDRRKRTAGYLSGGEQQMLAMGRALMSDPSYLLLDEPSLGLAPLLVQQIRDLIVRINAQGTTVLLVEQNATMALSIAEHGYVMENGKIVMDKPAKELLADEDIREFYLGLGAEGAVKSFRDVKHYKRRKRWLS
- a CDS encoding ABC transporter ATP-binding protein — encoded protein: MSEPILAFDDVHLSFAGVKAVNGVSFEVGARELFAIIGPNGAGKTSIFNILSGVYRPQTGRVVFDGVDLVGKPPHRIAALGMARTFQNIELFSNLTVLDNLMLGRHHHIRYGAPSAFAWFGRARREEIANRAVVENIVDFLELEQWRAFPVGLLPYGVQKRVELGRALAMEPKLLLLDEPVAGMNLEETEDMARFVLDIRDELDIPMILVEHDMGLVMDLADRVMAMDFGTPIVTGTPGRVQADEGVIRAYLGQEHATEVTS